A stretch of the Microcebus murinus isolate Inina chromosome 6, M.murinus_Inina_mat1.0, whole genome shotgun sequence genome encodes the following:
- the PIERCE2 gene encoding piercer of microtubule wall 2 protein, translated as MTDRNWDKKSTSALNSDTEMKPEQLPPCVNPGNPVFSCMLDPKTLCTATSLSKPKMIMYKTNSGHYGEFLPIPQFFPCNYTPTEQAFSNRIRATGFCENNSLNIAPDRTRTLDFPNFQHTL; from the coding sequence GATAAGAAAAGTACTTCAGCTTTAAATTCTGATACAGAAATGAAACCTGAACAACTACCTCCTTGTGTGAACCCTGGCAATCCTGTGTTTTCATGTATGTTGGACCCAAAGACACTCTGTACAGCAACCTCACTATCAAAACCTAAGATGATTATGTATAAAACCAATTCAGGTCATTATGGTGAATTTTTACCTATACCACAGTTTTTTCCCTGCAATTATACTCCAACAGAGCAAGCATTTTCAAACCGTATCAGAGCAACTGGATTTTGTGAAAATAACTCTCTAAATATTGCACCTGACAGAACCAGAACCCTtgattttcctaattttcaacatactctatga